A stretch of the Lolium perenne isolate Kyuss_39 chromosome 3, Kyuss_2.0, whole genome shotgun sequence genome encodes the following:
- the LOC127344004 gene encoding conserved oligomeric Golgi complex subunit 1, which produces MPAAAASGGGVADAEELFRTRRIAEIRAAEGATRREIAAKEEDLRQLVGRSYRDLLDSADSILLIKHSSDAISRNLARVSDSLSSLSPPPPEPPTSAAPSGARARLYAAAARAKYLVDTPEHIWGRLDEGMLLEAAGRYARAQAVHRLLSRDAAAAARFPLLAHQAQLVEAFRPQIAQRARERLADRRLPVAAHADALAAVAAIDAPSLTPSQALLLLLSSRRAWISQALAELASDPAAYASVLCDVARIVQATLGHVGQLFVHALTELPLFYKTVLESPPPAQLFGGIPDPDDEMRMWREHWDQLEATMVLLEPDAVAQTCTGWLKECCDEIFGVVAGAQRLVDAIGSGEGLGSVQRLMRETLDGRKGLEASLEQWLKSVFGSEIESPWDQIRGLILKEGKDVFEDWMEEAFVRRMKDIVHSEFDSLGGTVNVMESVEAIGANADPKDAADFLVHMRKASTGGSVWFSESKIKKGGVLAHLKPIADENDFHSCLDSYFGPEVSRIKNAIDSKCKSILEDLLIFVESHNSVPRLKELVPYLQEKCYRTILGVLNNLEAELGKLSDSLGTKSGDVSEPAASVIVERSLFIGRLLFALRYHSSHVPLILSSPRQWVKDSGGAAFARLSSPTPRHSRASFDSAVPFTPRRHTFDSPRSPGNQFSDSPRRQPLAAAASLFGADDSSNPKLDELNRTLKALCITAHTLWITWVAAELSGLLSYALNADDSLASSAPLRGWEVTVIKQEEPADGPMEMQIALPSMPSLYIISFLYQSCLEIHKIGGHILDRIVLHKFAWELLQKVINIYENLLASIELGNSQVSDKGVLQILLDLRFIGDILSGGKKSPTNSSETQVKQDSLPSTMAKSSYRRKQSQFQADSATIEPINKLINKFSQRLDPIDWATYEHYLWENEKQSYKRCVVLFGFLVQLNHMYTGAVQKLPTKANTDSNIMRCSQVPRFKYLPISAPALSSRTPKSSLQSPSEDSASRSPWKSYSNGERSTASEYDSNASLGSAAPLLKSFVTQVGSKFGENTSRWGSMLSDGQVGKLSDILPGPAAGFFSSFTSGVRYDS; this is translated from the exons ATGCCCGCCGCGGCCGcctccggcggcggcgtggcCGACGCCGAGGAGCTCTTCCGCACCAGGCGCATCGCCGAGATCCGCGCGGCGGAGGGCGCCACGCGCCGCGAGATCGCCGCCAAGGAGGAGGACCTCCGCCAGCTCGTCGGCCGCAGCTACCGCGACCTCCTCGACTCCGCCGACTCCATCCTGCTCATCAAGCACTCCTCCGACGCCATCTCCCGCAACCTCGCCCGCGTCTCcgactccctctcctccctctcccCGCCGCCCCCCGAGCCGCCCACCAGCGCCGCCCCGTCCGGCGCCCGCGCGCGGCTCTACGCCGCGGCGGCGCGCGCCAAGTACCTCGTCGACACGCCCGAGCACATCTGGGGCCGCCTCGACGAGGGCATGCTCCTGGAGGCCGCGGGGCGGTACGCGCGGGCGCAGGCCGTGCACCGCCTGCTCTCccgcgacgccgccgccgccgcgcgcttcCCGCTCCTCGCGCACCAGGCGCAGCTCGTGGAGGCGTTCCGGCCCCAGATCGCGCAGCGCGCCCGCGAGCGCCTCGCCGACCGCCGCCTCCCCGTCGCGGCCCACGCCGACgcgctcgccgccgtcgccgcgatCGACGCGCCGTCGCTCACCCCGTCCCAGGCGCTGCTCCTGCTcctctcctcgcgccgcgcctggATCTCCCAGGCTCTAGCCGAGCTGGCCTCGGATCCGGCCGCCTACGCCTCCGTGCTCTGCGACGTCGCCCGGATCGTCCAGGCCACCCTCGGCCACGTCGGGCAGCTGTTTGTGCACGCGCTCACCGAGCTACCGCTGTTCTACAAGACAGTGCTCGAGTCACCGCCCCCCGCGCAGCTGTTCGGTGGCATTCCAGACCCTGACGACGAGATGCGGATGTGGAGAGAGCACTGGGATCAGCTTGAGGCTACCATGGTGCTACTTGAGCCGGATGCTGTGGCACAAACCTGTACAGGCTGGCTTAAGGAATGCTGCGATGAGATCTTTGGGGTGGTTGCGGGCGCGCAGAGGCTAGTTGATGCCATTGGAAGTGGGGAGGGGCTTGGCTCGGTACAGCGGCTTATGCGTGAGACGCTAGATGGGAGGAAAGGACTGGAAGCGAGTTTGGAGCAGTGGCTCAAGAGCGTGTTTGGGTCAGAGATTGAATCCCCGTGGGATCAAATCCGCGGATTGATCTTGAAAGAAGGGAAGGACGTGTTTGAGGACTGGATGGAGGAAGCATTTGTCCGACGAATGAAGGACATTGTTCATTCAGAATTCGATAGCTTGGGTGGCACTGTTAATGTCATGGAATCAGTTGAGGCGATCGGTGCCAATGCTGATCCAAAGGATGCCGCCGATTTCCTGGTGCATATGAGAAAGGCTTCCACTGGAGGCAGCGTATGGTTCTCTGAGTCTAAGATCAAGAAAGGGGGTGTTTTAGCACACTTGAAACCGATTGCTGACGAGAATGACTTCCACAGCTGCCTAGACTCGTATTTTGGGCCGGAAGTTAGCCGCATCAAGAATGCAATTGACAGCAAATGCAAAAGTATTCTTGAGGACCTGTTAATCTTTGTTGAGTCACACAATTCTGTTCCGAGGTTGAAGGAATTGGTGCCCTACCTTCAGGAGAAATGCTACAGGACCATCTTGGGAGTACTGAACAATTTAGAAGCCGAACTGGGAAAGCTCTCTGATTCATTGGGAACCAAAAGTGGTGATGTCAGTGAGCCTGCTGCATCCGTTATTGTGGAGAGGTCTCTTTTCATTGGCCGCCTCTTGTTTGCCTTGAGATATCATTCAAGTCATGTACCCCTGATACTAAGCTCCCCAAGGCAGTGGGTAAAGGATTCTGGTGGTGCAGCATTTGCCAGGTTATCATCGCCCACGCCAAGACATTCAAGAGCATCGTTTGATTCGGCGGTACCTTTTACCCCCAGGAGGCACACATTTGACAGCCCTAGGAGTCCTGGAAATCAGTTTTCTGACAGTCCAAGAAGGCAACCTCTTGCTGCAGCTGCTTCCTTGTTTGGTGCTGATGATAGCTCCAATCCCAAACTTGATGAACTCAACAGGACCTTAAAGGCACTATGCATTACAGCTCACACTTTGTGGATCACATGGGTGGCCGCTGAATTGTCAGGCCTTCTTTCATATGCTCTTAATGCAGATGATTCATTAGCCTCATCAGCCCCTTTAAGG GGATGGGAAGTAACAGTCATCAAACAAGAGGAACCGGCTGATGGACCCATGGAGATGCAAATCGCTCTTCCATCAATGCCTTCACTGTACATTATATCTTTTCTTTACCAATCATGTCTGGAGATACATAAAATTGGAGGGCACATCCTGGACAGAATTGTATTGCATAAGTTTGCGTGGGAGTTACTACAGAAG GTTATCAATATCTATGAAAACCTTTTGGCATCTATCGAGTTAGGTAACTCACAGGTTTCAGATAAAGGTGTTCTGCAAATACTGCTAGATCTGCGTTTCATTGGTGATATCCTATCAGGAGGCAAAAAATCTCCCACCAACTCTTCTGAAACACAAGTGAAACAGGACTCTTTACCAAGCACCATGGCTAAGAGTTCCTACAGGAGAAAACAGTCACAATTCCAGGCAGACTCAGCTACCATAGAACCGATAAACAAGTTGATAAATAAATTCTCACAAAGACTGGATCCAATAGACTGGGCAAC GTATGAACATTACTTGTGGGAGAATGAGAAGCAGTCTTACAAACGCTGCGTTGTTCTTTTCGGTTTCTTGGTTCAACTGAATCACATGTATACTGGCGCCGTACAAAAGTTACCAACAAAAGCAAACACCGATTCAAATATTATGAGGTGCTCTCAGGTTCCAAGATTCAAATATTTGCCAATCAG TGCCCCAGCTCTATCATCAAGAACGCCCAAATCATCACTACAGTCACCATCTGAGGATTCAGCGTCTAGAAGCCCCTGGAAATCATATTCGAATGGCGAAAGATCTACCGCATCAGAATATGATAGTAATGCAAGTCTTGGAAGTGCTGCTCCATTGCTCAAGTCTTTTGTTACCCAG GTTGGGAGCAAATTTGGGGAGAACACATCGAGATGGGGGTCCATGCTCTCTGATGGGCAGGTTGGGAAGCTCAGCGACATTCTTCCTGGGCCAGCAgctgggttcttctcatctttcaCATCCGGTGTTCGCTATGATTCATAG
- the LOC127344005 gene encoding aspartic proteinase 36 has product MRPPELALAAAFVALAVALLAGAAAAAPFPAALTLERALPHKGVPAEHLRERDWARHAGRGLLGAAPAVAGVVDFPVEGSANPYMVGLYFTRVKLGNPAKEYFVQIDTGSDILWVSCSPCTGCPTSSGLNIQLEFFNPDSSSTSARIPCSDDRCTAALQTGEAVCQTSDSPSSPCGYTFTYGDGSGTSGYYVSDTMYFDTVMGNEQTANSSASVVFGCSNKQSGDLMKSDRAVDGIFGFGQHQLSVISQLYSLGVSPKTFSHCLKGSDNGGGILVLGEIVEPGLVFTPLVPQQPHYNLNLESIAVSGQKLPIDSSLFATSNTQGTIVDSGTTLVYLVDGAYDPFVNAIAAAVSPSVQSVVNKGSQCFVTTSSVDSSFPTATLIFEGGVAMNVKPENYLLQQGSSGDNVLWCIGWQRSQGITILGDLVLKDKIFVYDLANMRMGWADYDCSLSVNVTSSSGKNQYVNTGQFDVNGSPRPSSYRIIGLVPTGIVITLVHMLIFGVLGSR; this is encoded by the exons ATGAGGCCGCCGGAATTGGCGCTGGCCGCAGCCTTCGTGGCGCTGGCGGTGGCGCTCCTCGCtggggcggcggccgcggcgccgTTCCCGGCGGCGCTGACCCTCGAGCGCGCGCTGCCGCACAAGGGGGTGCCCGCGGAGCACCTGAGGGAGCGGGACTGGGCGCGGCACGCCGGGAGGGGCCTCCTCGGCGcggcgcccgccgtcgccggcgtCGTCGACTTCCCCGTGGAAGGCTCCGCCAACCCGTACATGGTCGG ACTCTATTTTACACGGGTGAAACTGGGAAACCCTGCGAAGGAATACTTTGTCCAAATTGACACAGGGAGCGACATCTTATGGGTTTCTTGCAGCCCTTGCACGGGCTGCCCGACATCAAGTGGGCTCAAT AtccagttggagttcttcaacccGGATTCGTCGTCAACATCAGCCAGAATACCATGCTCGGATGATAGATGTACAGCTGCCCTCCAAACAGGGGAAGCAGTTTGCCAAACCTCGGACTCTCCAAGCAGCCCATGTGGTTACACTTTCACCTATGGCGATGGAAGTGGCACATCAGGATATTATGTTTCTGACACTATGTACTTCGACACTGTCATGGGAAATGAGCAGACTGCCAATTCTTCAGCCTCTGTTGTTTTCGG ATGTAGTAACAAACAGTCAGGTGACCTGATGAAGTCAGACAGGGCAGTTGATGGCATTTTTGGGTTTGGACAGCATCAGCTGTCTGTCATTTCACAATTGTACTCTCTTGGAGTATCCCCAAAGACATTCTCTCACTGCCTGAAAGGTTCAGATAATGGTGGCGGCATTCTTGTTCTTGGTGAAATTGTCGAGCCAGGATTAGTATTTACTCCACTTGTTCCACAACA GCCTCATTACAACTTGAATCTGGAGAGCATTGCTGTGAGTGGTCAAAAGCTACCCATCGATTCTTCTTTGTTTGCAACCTCAAATACACAAGGAACAATTGTAGATTCAGGCACAACACTAGTCTACCTTGTTGACGGAGCCTATGATCCGTTTGTTAATGCG ATAGCTGCTGCAGTCTCTCCATCTGTACAGTCTGTTGTCAACAAGGGGAGCCAATGTTTTGTTACAACCAGCAG TGTCGATTCGTCATTTCCAACAGCAACACTTATTTTTGAGGGTGGTGTTGCAATGAATGTGAAGCCAGAGAACTATCTATTGCAGCAGggttcaagt GGCGACAATGTACTGTGGTGCATTGGCTGGCAAAGAAGCCAGGGAATCACTATACTTGGAG ATCTTGTTTTAAAGGATAAGATATTCGTTTATGACTTGGCCAACATGCGGATGGGCTGGGCGGACTACGATT GTTCGTTGTCGGTCAACGTCACCTCCTCGTCGGGGAAGAATCAGTACGTGAACACAGGGCAGTTTGACGTAAACGGGTCGCCGCGGCCATCATCGTACCGCATCATCGGCCTGGTGCCTACCGGGATCGTCATCACCCTTGTGCATATGCTCATTTTTGGCGTCCTGGGTAGTAGATAG
- the LOC139838166 gene encoding uncharacterized protein: MATSPHLPALQMLPETARHILFECRFSKRIWAAAAFWLSCPDLMGSLGEGRAKVLDYWQAITSTTTSSPKGLRSAVILITWEIWKERNERVFNNKSSLPSVVMHKIREEGKDWILAGAKSLADG; this comes from the coding sequence ATGGCCACATCCCCCCACCTGCCAGCTCTGCAGATGCTCCCTGAGACGGCTCGACACATCCTCTTCGAATGTCGGTTTTCCAAGCGCATTTGGGCCGCGGCGGCCTTCTGGCTCTCCTGTCCGGATCTTATGGGGAGCCTTGGAGAAGGTAGAGCAAAGGTCCTTGATTACTGGCAGGCCATCACGTCGACCACTACCTCTTCTCCCAAGGGGTTGCGATCTGCGGTCATTCTCATCACTTGGGAGATTTGGAAGGAGAGGAACGAACGCGTTTTCAACAATAAGTCCTCGCTGCCATCGGTCGTTATGCACAAGATTAGGGAGGAGGGAAAGGATTGGATCCTTGCGGGGGCAAAGAGCCTTGCAGATGGTTAA